In Aegilops tauschii subsp. strangulata cultivar AL8/78 chromosome 3, Aet v6.0, whole genome shotgun sequence, one genomic interval encodes:
- the LOC109739621 gene encoding cationic amino acid transporter 5 — MAAAETPQEQYAPKPAAEGRGYWRWRRDDFFPEPSFASWGAYRSALAATPARLRDRFTGRSTDAIELGALRRRSENEMRRCLTWWDLTWFGFGSVIGAGIFVLTGQEAHDHAGPAIVLSYVVSGLSAMLSVFCYTEFAVEIPVAGGSFAYLRVELGDVAAFIAAANLILESIIGTAAVARSWTSYFASLINKPASALRIQTSLLEGYNELDPIAVVVIAVTATMAILSAKGTSRINWVASAIHVVVIAFVIVAGFIHAKPSNLTPFMPNGVPGVFHAAAIVYFAYGGFDNIATMAEEVKNPSRDIPLGLLGSMSVITVIYCVMALVLSMMQPYTAIDRSAAYSVAFSSVGMHWAQYVVALGALKGMTTVMLVGALGQARYTTHIARSHIIPPVFALVHPRTGTPVNANILIAAAACCIGFFSSLDVLSSLLSVSTLFIFMMMATALLVRRYYVRGVTTRTHALRLLVFLLVIIASSAGIAAYWGTRPDRWEGYVVLVPAWLLGTLGIQVMVPAARAPKVWGVPLVPWLPSLSIATNLFLMGSLGSQAFVRFGACTAIMLIYYVLVGLHATYDVAHDVCSEDELKDYGDTADDDAGEKAAAKTADVEKASAGEGGR, encoded by the coding sequence ATGGCGGCCGCGGAGACGCCGCAGGAGCAGTACGCGCCCAAGCCGGCAGCCGAGGGCAGGGGCTACTGGCGGTGGCGCAGGGACGACTTCTTCCCGGAGCCGTCGTTCGCGAGCTGGGGCGCGTACCGCTCCGCGCTGGCCGCGACCCCCGCGAGGCTGCGCGACCGCTTCACCGGCCGCTCCACCGACGCCATCGAGCTCGGCGCGCTGCGGCGCCGCAGCGAGAACGAGATGCGCCGCTGCCTCACGTGGTGGGACCTCACGTGGTTCGGCTTCGGCTCCGTCATCGGCGCCGGCATCTTCGTGCTCACCGGCCAGGAGGCGCACGACCACGCCGGCCCCGCCATCGTGCTCTCTTACGTCGTCTCCGGCCTCTCCGCCATGCTGTCCGTGTTCTGCTACACCGAGTTCGCCGTCGAGATCCCCGTCGCCGGCGGCTCCTTCGCGTACCTCCGCGTCGAGCTCGGCGACGTCGCGGCCTTCATCGCCGCTGCGAACCTTATCCTCGAGAGCATCATCGGCACGGCCGCCGTGGCGCGCTCTTGGACGTCCTACTTCGCCTCGCTCATCAACAAGCCGGCGAGCGCGCTGCGCATACAGACGTCGCTCCTCGAGGGGTACAACGAGCTTGACCCCATCGCGGTGGTGGTGATTGCGGTCACCGCCACCATGGCCATCCTGAGCGCCAAGGGCACTTCCCGGATCAACTGGGTGGCGTCCGCGATACACGTGGTCGTGATAGCCTTCGTCATCGTGGCAGGATTCATCCACGCCAAGCCGAGCAACCTGACCCCGTTCATGCCGAACGGCGTGCCGGGCGTGTTCCACGCGGCGGCGATCGTGTACTTCGCCTACGGCGGCTTCGACAACATCGCGACGATGGCGGAGGAGGTCAAGAACCCGTCGAGGGACATACCGCTGGGGCTGCTGGGCTCCATGTCGGTGATCACGGTGATCTACTGCGTGATGGCGCTGGTGCTGAGCATGATGCAGCCGTACACGGCGATCGACCGGAGCGCCGCCTACTCGGTGGCGTTCAGCAGCGTGGGGATGCACTGGGCGCAGTACGTGGTGGCGCTGGGCGCGCTCAAGGGGATGACGACGGTGATGCTGGTGGGCGCGCTGGGGCAGGCGCGGTACACGACGCACATCGCGCGGAGCCACATCATCCCGCCGGTGTTCGCGCTGGTGCACCCCAGGACCGGCACGCCGGTGAACGCCAACATACTCATCGCCGCCGCGGCCTGCTGCATCGGCTTCTTCTCCAGCCTCGACGTGCTCTCCAGCCTGCTCTCCGTCAGCACGCTCTTCATCTTCATGATGATGGCCACCGCACTCCTCGTCCGGCGGTACTACGTGAGGGGCGTGACGACGCGGACGCACGCGCTGCGGCTCCTGGTGTTCCTGCTGGTGATCATCGCCTCGTCGGCGGGCATCGCGGCGTACTGGGGCACGAGGCCCGACCGGTGGGAGGGCTACGTCGTGCTGGTGCCGGCGTGGCTGCTGGGGACGCTCGGTATCCAGGTGATGGTGCCCGCGGCGCGCGCGCCCAAGGTGTGGGGGGTGCCGCTCGTGCCGTGGCTGCCCTCGCTCTCCATCGCCACCAACCTGTTCCTCATGGGCTCGCTCGGCTCGCAGGCCTTCGTCCGCTTCGGCGCCTGTACCGCCATCATGCTCATCTACTACGTTCTCGTCGGGCTGCACGCCACGTACGACGTCGCCCACGATGTGTGCAGCGAAGACGAGCTAAAAGACTACGGCGACACCGCTGATGATGATGCTGGTGAGAAGGCGGCGGCGAAAACGGCCGACGTGGAGAAGGCTAGCGCGGGAGAAGGTGGTCGCTAA